The Carassius carassius chromosome 9, fCarCar2.1, whole genome shotgun sequence genome includes a region encoding these proteins:
- the LOC132148788 gene encoding suppressor of cytokine signaling 3-like has product MVTHSKFDNAMSSSLFDANMRLPSHRYKTFSSKLQYQMVQHAIRMLQESGFYWGSISGKEANHLLNSEPSGTFLVRDSSDNRHFFTLSVKTESGTKNLRVQCDNKSFFLQTDSKSLHSVPRFDCMLKLVHHYMPSSRSPLSLGNSRNAYYIYTGGEKIPLELLRPLPCTMSSLQHLCRKTVNGHIDVSSKREQLPQQLKDFLQEYDAPI; this is encoded by the coding sequence ATGGTAACCCACAGCAAGTTCGACAACGCAATGAGCAGCAGCCTGTTTGACGCCAACATGCGGCTGCCGTCTCACCGTTACAAAACCTTCAGCTCAAAGCTACAGTACCAGATGGTGCAGCACGCCATCAGGATGCTCCAGGAGAGCGGCTTCTACTGGGGCTCCATCAGCGGCAAAGAGGCCAACCACTTGTTGAACTCGGAGCCTAGTGGGACCTTTCTGGTCCGAGACAGCTCAGACAACCGGCACTTCTTCACGCTCAGCGTCAAGACCGAGTCGGGCACCAAGAACCTGCGGGTGCAGTGCGACAACAAGTCCTTTTTCCTTCAGACGGACTCCAAGAGCTTGCACTCCGTGCCCCGCTTCGACTGCATGCTGAAACTCGTTCACCACTACATGCCCTCTTCTAGAAGCCCTCTGTCCCTCGGAAACTCTCGGAATGCTTACTACATCTACACAGGGGGCGAGAAGATCCCCTTGGAGCTGTTGAGACCCCTTCCTTGCACAATGTCCTCCTTACAGCACCTATGCAGGAAGACCGTCAATGGACATATAGACGTTTCAAGCAAAAGAGAGCAGTTGCCTCAACAGCTGAAAGACTTCTTACAAGAGTATGACGCTCCTATTTAA